One region of Paenibacillus polymyxa M1 genomic DNA includes:
- the bshB1 gene encoding bacillithiol biosynthesis deacetylase BshB1 gives MTLDILIFGAHADDAEIGMGGTIAKHTAAGLKVGVCDLTRAEMSSNGDVDTRMAEAEHASKVLGLAVRTNLGLPDRGLYVTPEHVAAVTAEIRRHAPKVVFAPYWEDRHPDHVMCSKLVEEAVFNAKLRRLMPESPAVQVEQLYFYFINDIGRTDLIVDITEHYEAKEQSLLSYASQFQAAPGKDMVSTPLNQGYVERVKARDSLLGQRKLISYAEGFASKTPHLVKLFT, from the coding sequence ATGACGCTGGACATCCTGATTTTCGGAGCCCATGCCGACGATGCAGAAATAGGAATGGGAGGCACGATTGCCAAGCATACTGCCGCTGGGTTAAAGGTGGGGGTGTGCGATTTGACACGGGCTGAAATGTCATCTAATGGTGATGTAGATACTCGCATGGCAGAAGCTGAACACGCTTCGAAAGTGCTCGGGCTTGCTGTGCGGACGAATTTGGGTCTGCCTGATCGTGGGTTATATGTAACTCCTGAACATGTAGCTGCAGTTACAGCAGAAATCAGGCGCCATGCACCAAAAGTTGTATTTGCCCCTTATTGGGAGGATCGGCATCCCGATCATGTCATGTGCAGCAAGTTAGTAGAGGAAGCTGTGTTTAACGCCAAGTTGAGACGTTTAATGCCAGAAAGTCCTGCGGTACAGGTAGAGCAATTATATTTTTATTTTATTAATGACATCGGCAGAACGGACTTGATCGTGGACATTACCGAGCATTATGAAGCCAAGGAGCAGTCGTTGTTGAGTTATGCTTCGCAATTTCAGGCAGCGCCTGGGAAGGATATGGTATCCACACCACTGAATCAGGGGTACGTGGAACGTGTAAAAGCTCGGGACTCGTTGTTGGGTCAACGTAAGCTGATTTCATATGCAGAAGGATTTGCGTCCAAAACGCCACATCTGGTTAAGCTATTCACATAA
- a CDS encoding GNAT family N-acetyltransferase: MHIVINQKEYAFQKGIRDDHKIKTSFNELAKQSFGFDFEAWFQLGDWEDRYIPYVLLDEDCVVANVSISLMDFDVSGEKKKYIQIGTVMTDANYRNQGLSRFLVEQALKDWHGNCDGIYLFGNDSVRDFYPKFGFASAPEYQYSRKAPNSLDIRIEKLNTEEMSDLQLLKMKSADFNPYSLFSAENNEWLVLFYSTLFFKDKFWHIPQYDTIVVADFEGDTMNCYDIFVAGDISLDEILGAVMKKDTKKVVFGFTPKEQDGCEMSVLKQEDTTLFYMTKHPNRCNENPFNPILSRA, from the coding sequence ATGCATATAGTTATAAATCAAAAGGAATATGCATTCCAAAAGGGCATCCGTGATGATCACAAAATAAAAACAAGTTTTAATGAATTAGCAAAACAGAGTTTTGGCTTTGATTTTGAAGCCTGGTTTCAATTGGGGGATTGGGAGGATAGATATATTCCTTATGTCCTTTTGGATGAGGATTGTGTTGTGGCCAATGTATCTATAAGTCTAATGGATTTTGATGTATCAGGCGAGAAGAAAAAATATATTCAGATCGGGACTGTAATGACGGATGCAAACTACAGGAATCAAGGTTTGAGTCGGTTTTTAGTAGAGCAAGCGCTGAAAGATTGGCATGGCAATTGTGATGGTATCTATCTGTTTGGAAATGATAGTGTGAGGGATTTTTATCCTAAATTCGGCTTCGCTTCGGCACCCGAGTATCAATATAGCCGGAAGGCACCTAACAGCTTGGACATAAGGATCGAGAAATTGAATACAGAAGAAATGTCGGATTTGCAGTTGTTGAAGATGAAGAGTGCTGACTTCAATCCGTATTCACTTTTTTCTGCGGAAAACAATGAGTGGTTGGTTTTATTTTATAGTACCTTATTTTTTAAAGACAAGTTCTGGCACATACCTCAATACGATACGATTGTTGTTGCAGATTTCGAAGGGGATACTATGAATTGTTACGATATTTTTGTAGCGGGTGACATTTCTTTAGATGAAATTCTAGGGGCAGTCATGAAAAAAGATACAAAAAAGGTTGTTTTTGGCTTTACACCAAAAGAACAGGACGGCTGCGAAATGTCTGTGCTGAAGCAGGAAGATACTACGCTGTTTTATATGACTAAGCATCCCAACAGATGTAATGAAAATCCATTTAATCCTATTTTGTCCAGAGCATAG
- a CDS encoding DUF1405 domain-containing protein gives MSLSYLWSRSFLTSRPFLWLLFWCNLVGTVYGYIWYGGQLEYTLNYHPMWQIVFVPDSPTASLFFTISIAFLLYPPHLKSLKVIRQIMEALAVVTSVKYGIWASAIILWGVAQGGTMVWQDWMLIASHTAMAVEALLFVRFFTCKWIALCLAALWTLLNDTMDYTFGIYPYLPRTLTDDVTQVRTFTYMLTLVSIVVAWLAMLARNRKVASHRDIA, from the coding sequence GTGTCGTTATCTTATTTGTGGAGCCGGTCGTTCTTGACGAGCCGGCCCTTTTTGTGGCTGCTGTTCTGGTGTAATTTAGTTGGAACGGTGTATGGGTACATATGGTATGGAGGACAGCTGGAATATACACTGAATTATCACCCGATGTGGCAGATTGTATTTGTGCCTGATAGTCCGACAGCCAGCCTATTTTTTACAATTTCCATAGCATTTTTGCTCTATCCTCCGCATCTCAAAAGCTTGAAGGTTATTCGCCAGATTATGGAAGCGTTGGCTGTCGTCACGAGTGTAAAGTACGGCATTTGGGCTTCGGCTATTATTTTGTGGGGAGTTGCGCAGGGGGGAACTATGGTATGGCAGGATTGGATGCTGATAGCATCTCACACGGCAATGGCGGTCGAAGCCTTACTGTTTGTACGTTTTTTTACCTGCAAATGGATTGCTTTATGCTTAGCCGCACTTTGGACCTTGTTAAATGATACGATGGATTATACCTTTGGCATATACCCTTATCTTCCCAGGACGCTAACGGATGATGTAACGCAAGTGCGTACTTTTACCTACATGCTGACCCTTGTTAGTATTGTAGTGGCATGGCTTGCCATGCTGGCGCGTAATCGAAAGGTAGCGTCTCATCGTGATATAGCTTGA
- a CDS encoding histidine phosphatase family protein — protein sequence MLIGLIRHGLTDWNAVGKIQGHSDIPLNEEGRRQARLLAERLKEEPYHWDGLITSSLSRAKETGDIIASALHLPLLEPDDRLRERAYGQVEGMTQAEREEKWGVDWHLLDLGQESDADLQLRALAFMEALWTENRDKNLLVVSHGGFLANLYKALYQEKFTERIGNLSLSVLQREDADWEPLLYNCTKHLQEKK from the coding sequence ATGCTTATTGGCTTGATCAGACATGGATTGACGGATTGGAATGCGGTAGGTAAAATCCAGGGCCACAGTGATATTCCGTTGAATGAGGAAGGGCGTCGGCAGGCACGCTTGCTGGCAGAACGATTGAAGGAAGAGCCTTATCATTGGGACGGGCTTATTACAAGTAGCCTCTCCAGAGCGAAAGAAACGGGGGATATTATTGCCTCTGCTCTGCATTTGCCGTTGCTGGAACCTGATGATCGACTAAGAGAGCGTGCTTATGGTCAGGTCGAGGGGATGACGCAGGCCGAACGCGAAGAAAAGTGGGGAGTTGACTGGCATCTGCTGGATTTGGGGCAGGAGAGCGATGCAGATCTTCAGCTTCGCGCGCTAGCTTTTATGGAGGCTCTTTGGACGGAAAATCGGGACAAGAATCTGCTGGTCGTTTCCCACGGCGGTTTTTTGGCTAATTTGTATAAGGCTCTGTATCAGGAAAAATTCACGGAACGTATTGGCAATTTGTCACTAAGTGTACTCCAGCGTGAGGATGCGGACTGGGAACCGCTTTTGTATAATTGTACAAAGCATTTGCAAGAGAAAAAGTAA
- a CDS encoding gamma carbonic anhydrase family protein — protein MLIRYNGNMPQLHSSVYVAEGAKVVGKVTIGQESSVWFNAVLRGDMAPIIIGERCNIQDGVVGHVNTDQPLLLANDVSVGHAAIIHGCTIGKGTLIGMGAIVLNGAELGEYALIGAGSVVTENTKIPPYTLSIGTPAKVVRELTDADLQRMSRTTLSYVAKGKEYRIS, from the coding sequence ATGCTCATTCGCTACAACGGAAACATGCCACAGCTCCATTCATCTGTCTATGTGGCAGAAGGAGCAAAAGTTGTCGGAAAAGTAACGATCGGCCAAGAGTCCTCCGTATGGTTTAATGCCGTACTGCGCGGGGATATGGCGCCTATCATCATCGGTGAACGCTGCAATATTCAGGACGGCGTCGTGGGACATGTGAACACGGATCAGCCCCTGCTGCTGGCGAATGATGTTTCGGTAGGACATGCTGCCATTATCCACGGTTGTACGATAGGCAAAGGCACTTTAATTGGTATGGGGGCCATTGTACTCAACGGAGCGGAGCTTGGTGAATATGCTTTAATAGGAGCAGGGTCGGTCGTTACGGAAAATACCAAAATACCACCCTATACTCTTTCTATCGGTACACCTGCCAAAGTGGTGCGCGAATTGACAGATGCAGATTTGCAGCGGATGTCACGAACGACACTCAGCTATGTGGCGAAAGGAAAAGAATATAGGATCTCTTAA
- a CDS encoding IDEAL domain-containing protein, translating to MDKMKVTYEVMLGLSAEMVLDEALRKHRSEKLYKDIDEALASGDEVAFRHLTDELKAMS from the coding sequence ATGGATAAAATGAAGGTTACTTATGAGGTAATGTTGGGCCTGTCTGCTGAAATGGTTTTGGACGAGGCATTACGTAAACACCGGAGTGAAAAACTTTACAAGGATATTGATGAGGCGTTAGCCTCCGGAGATGAAGTAGCTTTTCGTCATCTTACGGATGAGCTGAAAGCAATGAGTTAG
- a CDS encoding CCA tRNA nucleotidyltransferase: MNTNTWQHADPEMALRGRDVIHTLTTAGHEAYWVGGCVRDELLGRAIHDMDLTTSAEPEEVLALFPHVIPTGIQHGTVTVMQDGHAFEVTTFRTESGYTDHRRPTEVSFVKDIREDLMRRDFTMNAIAMAEHGERVDPFGGEADLRAALVRCVGRAEERFEEDGLRMLRCIRFASVFRFRVAYNTWKGMIRRREGLRHIAMERVRVELEKMLAGPDPLRGLEMLGRSGLLGCTKVPVPWEQCDAQALKEILQLPAELRWGLLLMSCRLSSEAADELLRAWTFSNAVRLRLVHLLEWETELISHAVAIADNSISRDSDPINDEVLRRNWIRLLIKLGKDTASDWLELHKTLPSSFRGLPPWVEKHVKKIAELANSWTQQAVVVRIKDLNITGNELVQAMNRPGGPWLGQMMERLLQAVACGDIPNETETLLQEVKRVMSSE; the protein is encoded by the coding sequence GTGAATACAAATACTTGGCAACATGCTGATCCAGAAATGGCTCTTCGCGGTAGAGATGTCATACATACACTAACCACAGCTGGCCACGAAGCTTATTGGGTTGGTGGCTGTGTGCGGGATGAGCTATTAGGACGAGCTATTCATGATATGGATCTGACCACTTCGGCTGAGCCTGAAGAGGTCTTAGCGCTGTTCCCTCATGTGATTCCGACAGGAATCCAGCATGGGACGGTAACGGTCATGCAGGATGGTCATGCATTCGAGGTGACCACTTTTCGTACGGAAAGCGGTTATACCGATCACCGCCGTCCAACGGAAGTATCCTTTGTGAAGGACATCCGTGAGGATCTGATGCGGCGGGACTTCACGATGAACGCGATAGCGATGGCTGAACATGGGGAGCGAGTGGACCCGTTTGGTGGGGAAGCTGATTTGCGAGCCGCTCTCGTTCGTTGTGTGGGACGAGCCGAGGAACGCTTTGAGGAGGACGGGCTACGAATGCTGCGTTGCATCCGTTTTGCCTCTGTATTTCGGTTCCGAGTGGCCTACAATACCTGGAAAGGTATGATCCGTCGCAGAGAGGGACTTCGACACATAGCCATGGAACGGGTACGAGTCGAGTTAGAAAAGATGCTAGCGGGGCCTGACCCATTACGTGGGTTAGAGATGCTGGGTCGTAGCGGATTGCTCGGCTGTACAAAAGTTCCGGTTCCCTGGGAACAATGTGACGCACAGGCGCTCAAGGAGATTCTGCAGCTGCCAGCAGAGCTGCGGTGGGGTTTGCTCCTTATGTCTTGTAGACTTAGCTCCGAGGCAGCGGACGAGCTTTTAAGAGCTTGGACCTTCTCCAACGCCGTACGTTTGCGTTTGGTTCATTTATTGGAATGGGAGACCGAACTCATCAGCCATGCTGTTGCCATAGCTGACAACTCTATTTCGAGAGATTCTGACCCTATCAACGACGAGGTGCTGCGTCGTAACTGGATTCGCTTGTTAATTAAGCTGGGAAAGGATACAGCTTCAGACTGGTTGGAGCTTCACAAGACACTGCCTTCTTCATTCCGTGGATTACCGCCATGGGTAGAAAAGCATGTAAAGAAAATTGCCGAACTGGCTAACTCGTGGACACAGCAGGCTGTCGTCGTTCGTATCAAAGATTTAAATATTACTGGAAATGAACTGGTTCAGGCAATGAATCGACCAGGTGGACCTTGGCTGGGCCAGATGATGGAACGGCTTTTACAAGCGGTCGCTTGCGGAGATATCCCGAATGAAACAGAAACATTGCTTCAGGAAGTGAAACGGGTGATGAGTAGTGAATAA
- the mgsA gene encoding methylglyoxal synthase, whose product MLKIAFIAHDRKKDEMVNFITAYEHVFTDHQLYSTGTTGQRIMEQTKLQIHRFMSGPLGGDQQIGAMVAQNDMDLIIFLRDPLMAQPHEPDISALLRLCDVQGIPLATNVATAEILVKALDRGDFAWRELVHKYKPGIDQQGDVK is encoded by the coding sequence ATGTTAAAGATTGCATTTATAGCGCATGATCGCAAAAAGGATGAAATGGTTAATTTTATAACGGCATATGAGCATGTTTTTACAGATCACCAATTATATTCAACAGGTACAACAGGTCAGCGCATTATGGAGCAAACCAAGCTTCAAATTCACCGCTTCATGTCTGGGCCGCTTGGTGGAGATCAGCAAATCGGGGCTATGGTTGCGCAAAATGATATGGACTTGATTATATTTTTGCGTGATCCACTCATGGCACAGCCGCATGAGCCGGACATTAGCGCATTATTACGTCTGTGTGATGTACAGGGGATTCCTTTGGCAACCAACGTTGCAACTGCTGAAATACTGGTTAAAGCGCTGGATCGTGGCGATTTTGCATGGCGTGAGCTGGTACATAAATATAAACCGGGCATTGACCAGCAGGGTGATGTAAAATGA
- a CDS encoding YitT family protein: protein MKISKSMEQLKLILPIVFGTAIYAFGLLYFIIPSKLMEGGITGITLLLNYAFSISPSLSTLFLNIPLFLIGWKMLGGKQIIYTGVGIGSLTFFLWLFEKMIHFGWMGTFQTEHDFILSSLYAGVTLGAGLGIVFRFGGTTGGSDIIARILNRKFGWSMGRIMLVIDIVIIGASLLYIPKEKILYTLVAVFIASKIIDFIQEGAYSARAFMIISDHTMDIADIITRDMDRGVTIIPAVGAFSKQAKHVAYCVVSRQEIRRLHQIVKSVDPRAFIIIQDVHDVHGEGFKEE from the coding sequence ATGAAAATATCCAAGTCCATGGAACAGCTTAAATTGATCTTGCCCATCGTATTCGGCACCGCCATCTATGCATTCGGTCTGCTTTATTTTATTATACCCAGTAAACTGATGGAAGGCGGTATTACAGGGATCACCCTGCTGTTAAATTATGCTTTTTCGATTTCACCTTCTCTCTCCACTTTGTTTCTGAACATTCCATTATTTTTAATTGGATGGAAAATGCTTGGGGGCAAGCAGATTATATATACGGGGGTCGGTATTGGGTCGCTCACATTCTTTCTGTGGTTGTTTGAAAAAATGATTCATTTCGGATGGATGGGGACGTTTCAGACTGAACACGATTTTATACTTTCTTCATTATATGCGGGGGTTACGCTGGGGGCCGGGTTAGGTATTGTGTTCCGCTTTGGCGGCACTACTGGCGGCTCGGATATTATCGCTCGTATTTTAAACCGGAAGTTTGGCTGGAGTATGGGAAGGATTATGCTGGTCATTGATATTGTCATCATCGGCGCTTCACTACTTTACATACCCAAAGAAAAAATTCTATATACATTAGTGGCTGTGTTCATTGCGTCCAAGATTATTGATTTTATACAAGAAGGGGCCTACTCTGCCAGAGCCTTTATGATTATTAGCGACCACACGATGGACATTGCAGATATTATTACCAGGGACATGGATCGTGGAGTTACGATTATTCCGGCTGTAGGTGCATTTTCCAAACAGGCCAAGCATGTTGCCTATTGTGTCGTGTCCCGTCAGGAAATACGGCGACTGCATCAAATTGTTAAATCAGTTGATCCACGGGCGTTTATTATCATTCAGGATGTGCATGATGTGCATGGCGAAGGGTTCAAAGAGGAATAG
- the dapB gene encoding 4-hydroxy-tetrahydrodipicolinate reductase: MSEPIKVAVVGAAGRMGREVVKLVLQDEELQLVAAVNRTHAGSDAGLLVGLPEAGIAIMEDVEQALLESRADVMVDFTGPRFAYAHTALAIKHGVRPVIGTTGFTPEQIDELDKQCREQQIGGLIAPNFSIGVILMMRFAAQAAKYFPHLEIIEYHGDQKLDAPSGTAIKTAELIAEQREELRQGNPEEEETLEGSRGGYYQGFRIHSVRLPGVFAQQEVVFGGFGQSLKIRQDSYERAGYMPGVKIGIQKVMEHPGLVYGFEHYID; this comes from the coding sequence ATGTCAGAACCAATAAAAGTGGCTGTCGTTGGAGCAGCAGGGCGTATGGGCCGTGAGGTGGTCAAATTGGTTCTTCAGGATGAGGAACTACAGCTTGTAGCCGCAGTGAACAGAACACACGCCGGCAGTGATGCCGGCCTTCTCGTCGGACTACCGGAAGCTGGTATCGCTATTATGGAGGATGTAGAGCAGGCTTTACTGGAGAGCCGAGCCGATGTCATGGTCGACTTTACGGGGCCGCGCTTCGCGTACGCACATACAGCGCTTGCTATTAAGCATGGAGTTCGTCCGGTTATCGGTACGACAGGGTTTACTCCTGAACAAATTGATGAACTGGACAAGCAGTGTCGTGAGCAACAAATTGGGGGTCTGATTGCGCCTAACTTTTCGATCGGAGTCATTTTGATGATGCGGTTTGCGGCTCAGGCTGCGAAATATTTCCCGCATCTGGAAATCATCGAATATCATGGTGACCAAAAATTGGACGCGCCATCAGGCACAGCCATTAAGACTGCAGAACTGATCGCTGAGCAGCGTGAGGAGCTACGACAAGGCAACCCGGAAGAGGAAGAAACGCTAGAAGGATCGCGTGGCGGTTACTATCAAGGCTTCCGCATTCACAGTGTTCGTCTTCCCGGTGTGTTCGCACAGCAAGAAGTCGTATTTGGAGGATTTGGACAATCTCTGAAAATTCGTCAGGACTCCTATGAACGAGCTGGTTATATGCCTGGTGTTAAAATCGGTATCCAGAAGGTAATGGAGCACCCGGGGCTTGTATATGGTTTTGAGCATTACATCGATTAA
- a CDS encoding sporulation protein YpjB, which yields MIRGRGVRITLRVVLSIVLSMVLLLSVYVPPGMAEARDQSKPEGNTKEIEELDHAAATLYRDVMDGNIEKARADVAEVSRWFSTGQVQAALSVEAIHALSGSILEVQQATQSVQASPDEWVKAAANLRLATDALAHPRQPLWQQYYKILREDVSGLNNQFAKGNMKGFKAGTEVLEDHYETIRTAALIHGRTTEVVRTDSWISYVKGLGDQQNADASAIRGALDQGNPTFNALFGREKDATALAPFIPRESERRAEWAIGMIVLLALAYAGYRKYRAGFIG from the coding sequence ATGATTAGGGGTCGGGGGGTTCGTATTACGTTACGTGTGGTTTTGAGTATTGTGTTATCCATGGTCCTGCTGCTGTCCGTCTACGTCCCTCCAGGTATGGCAGAAGCGCGCGATCAGTCAAAACCCGAAGGTAATACCAAGGAAATTGAAGAACTGGATCATGCAGCTGCGACACTGTACCGTGACGTAATGGACGGAAATATTGAAAAAGCACGCGCGGATGTAGCCGAGGTGAGCAGATGGTTCAGCACTGGACAGGTGCAGGCAGCGCTATCTGTAGAGGCCATTCATGCTCTATCCGGCAGCATTCTGGAGGTGCAGCAAGCTACACAGTCGGTTCAAGCATCACCGGATGAATGGGTGAAGGCAGCTGCGAATTTACGGCTTGCGACAGATGCGCTTGCGCACCCGCGCCAGCCCTTATGGCAGCAGTATTATAAGATTTTAAGAGAAGATGTTAGCGGCTTGAATAACCAGTTTGCTAAAGGGAACATGAAGGGATTCAAAGCTGGTACCGAAGTGCTGGAAGACCACTATGAAACGATTCGTACAGCAGCATTGATCCATGGCAGAACAACCGAGGTCGTGCGGACTGATTCCTGGATTTCCTACGTCAAAGGATTGGGAGATCAGCAAAATGCAGATGCCTCAGCGATTAGAGGAGCATTGGACCAAGGCAACCCGACGTTTAATGCCTTGTTTGGACGTGAGAAAGACGCTACCGCACTGGCGCCATTTATCCCGCGTGAGAGTGAGCGCCGGGCTGAATGGGCCATCGGCATGATTGTCCTGCTGGCGCTGGCTTACGCAGGTTATCGTAAATATCGGGCTGGTTTCATTGGGTAA
- a CDS encoding tetratricopeptide repeat protein, translating to MKAEEYVQKAYQCILQNDFEQAVEWFEKAISAQPDHAEHYFRCSVTYARSGRLEQALAYAEHAVRLAPHQDEYVLHLHAQEARQYTEKARKMLEVDRATPQMHQDAILLLERAISLDPLCGDAFLLLALIYDELNEYKLAVQAAREAAALFPHNVQLANLMKKLCQQMNEQI from the coding sequence ATGAAGGCGGAGGAATACGTTCAGAAAGCTTATCAGTGCATTTTGCAGAACGATTTTGAGCAGGCGGTGGAGTGGTTTGAAAAAGCGATTTCAGCCCAGCCTGATCATGCGGAGCATTATTTCCGTTGCTCGGTTACCTACGCTCGCAGTGGACGCTTGGAGCAGGCCCTCGCATATGCAGAGCATGCGGTTCGTCTCGCGCCACATCAGGATGAATATGTTCTCCATCTGCATGCGCAGGAAGCCAGGCAGTATACAGAAAAGGCCAGAAAAATGCTGGAGGTCGACAGAGCTACGCCACAGATGCACCAGGATGCGATTTTGCTGCTCGAACGGGCAATTTCTCTTGATCCGCTATGTGGTGACGCATTTTTGCTGCTCGCATTGATTTATGACGAATTGAATGAATATAAGCTGGCTGTGCAGGCTGCTCGTGAGGCGGCAGCGCTGTTTCCTCACAATGTGCAGCTTGCCAACCTCATGAAGAAATTATGCCAGCAGATGAATGAACAAATCTAG
- the bshA gene encoding N-acetyl-alpha-D-glucosaminyl L-malate synthase BshA, with product MNDKLKIGITCYPSLGGSGVVATELGKLLAEKGHEVHFIANSIPFRLGGAFQKNIFYHEVEVNDYYVFRYPPYDLSLATKMAQVAQMKNLDVLHVHYAVPHAVCAYLAKEMVGDHLKVVTTLHGTDITVLAQDESLKDLIRLAINKSDAVTAVSKDLIRETIDALEITRPIDLTYNFVDKRVYYPRDAAALRRDFAQPHEKIMMHISNFRPVKRVGDVLDIFDRVQQKIPAKLLLVGEGPDLPKIRCKIESLGLQDKVFFLGKQDQIAEVISMADVLLLPSEKESFGLVALEAMACGVPTIGSQAGGVPELVVHGSTGYLAEIGNTEAMADYAVELLSDEAMAERFREACLTRARTVFCDELITRQYEEIYYRVLGREVPDLKPISV from the coding sequence TTGAATGACAAACTGAAAATTGGGATTACCTGTTATCCGTCGCTGGGTGGCTCTGGCGTTGTGGCTACTGAGTTGGGTAAGTTGCTGGCAGAAAAAGGGCATGAGGTCCATTTTATTGCCAATAGCATTCCGTTCAGATTAGGCGGGGCGTTCCAGAAGAATATTTTTTATCATGAAGTTGAGGTTAACGATTATTATGTGTTTAGATATCCGCCATATGATTTGTCGCTAGCGACAAAAATGGCCCAGGTGGCACAAATGAAGAATTTGGATGTACTCCATGTCCATTATGCTGTCCCGCATGCAGTATGCGCTTATTTGGCGAAGGAAATGGTGGGCGATCATTTGAAAGTGGTGACCACCCTGCACGGTACAGACATTACAGTGTTGGCACAGGATGAATCATTAAAGGATCTGATTCGACTGGCTATTAACAAAAGTGATGCTGTGACAGCGGTCTCCAAGGATTTGATTCGTGAGACGATTGATGCGTTGGAAATCACACGACCTATTGATTTGACTTACAACTTTGTAGATAAACGAGTATATTATCCACGAGATGCTGCTGCGCTTAGGAGAGATTTTGCCCAACCGCACGAAAAAATTATGATGCATATTTCCAATTTCCGTCCTGTCAAAAGGGTGGGGGATGTGCTGGATATATTCGACAGAGTGCAACAAAAGATACCTGCGAAGCTGCTGTTGGTAGGAGAAGGACCGGATCTTCCAAAGATTCGTTGTAAAATCGAAAGTTTAGGCTTGCAGGACAAAGTCTTCTTTTTGGGTAAGCAGGATCAAATCGCAGAAGTGATTTCCATGGCGGATGTGCTGCTGCTTCCCTCGGAGAAAGAAAGTTTTGGTCTAGTTGCACTGGAAGCCATGGCCTGTGGAGTACCAACAATTGGTTCTCAGGCAGGAGGAGTACCTGAACTTGTCGTGCATGGAAGTACGGGGTATCTTGCTGAAATCGGGAATACCGAGGCGATGGCGGATTATGCAGTAGAACTGCTGTCCGATGAAGCGATGGCGGAACGTTTCCGTGAAGCGTGCCTGACACGCGCACGTACCGTATTCTGCGATGAGCTGATTACCCGTCAATATGAAGAAATCTATTACCGTGTGTTGGGACGCGAGGTGCCGGATCTTAAACCGATCAGCGTTTAA
- a CDS encoding RNA polymerase sigma factor: MMTDSQMIQEIKQGNVEVYSELMRRHQRKILAFVYHMLKSSNLEMIAEDLCSETFYKAYRSLHSFREVDASFSTWLYTIARNTVLSELRKHRSGQVPLEESGYVPVAPSDVIPEQAVLRGEKVEMVREAINRLPEKQRSALILREYEQLDYQEIATILGQTVSAVKSLLFRARTSVKTQLEPYFFEPLYEENEGMSSQ; the protein is encoded by the coding sequence ATGATGACAGATTCCCAGATGATTCAGGAAATCAAACAAGGTAATGTCGAGGTTTATTCAGAATTAATGAGGCGACACCAACGTAAAATTTTAGCTTTTGTTTATCATATGCTGAAAAGTTCGAACCTGGAAATGATTGCTGAAGACTTATGCTCGGAGACGTTTTATAAAGCGTATCGGAGCCTGCATTCTTTTCGCGAGGTAGATGCATCGTTCTCCACTTGGCTATATACAATTGCACGCAATACGGTGCTAAGCGAGCTTCGCAAGCACCGTAGTGGTCAGGTTCCATTGGAAGAGAGCGGTTATGTACCGGTAGCTCCATCGGATGTGATTCCGGAGCAGGCTGTTCTTCGCGGTGAGAAGGTAGAGATGGTTCGTGAAGCAATCAACAGATTGCCTGAGAAGCAGCGATCTGCGCTGATTTTGCGTGAATATGAGCAATTGGATTATCAGGAGATTGCGACTATTTTAGGACAGACGGTCAGTGCGGTGAAGTCATTGCTTTTCCGGGCAAGAACCAGTGTGAAGACGCAGTTGGAGCCTTATTTTTTTGAGCCTCTCTATGAGGAAAACGAAGGGATGAGCAGCCAATGA
- a CDS encoding nucleotide pyrophosphohydrolase has translation MEKSLDEIQREVDQYISQFKEGYFSPLAMLARMSEEVGELAREVNHSFGEKPKKTDEADNSIELELGDILFITVCFANSLGINLTEAHDKVMHKFNTRDANRWTKKDTD, from the coding sequence ATGGAAAAATCGTTAGATGAAATTCAACGTGAGGTAGACCAGTATATCTCTCAATTTAAAGAAGGGTATTTCAGCCCTCTGGCCATGTTGGCCCGGATGTCCGAGGAAGTCGGTGAACTGGCAAGGGAGGTTAATCACTCCTTTGGTGAGAAGCCGAAAAAAACGGATGAGGCGGACAATTCCATTGAGCTGGAGCTGGGGGACATCTTGTTCATCACAGTTTGCTTTGCGAACTCACTAGGTATCAATTTGACCGAGGCACATGATAAGGTTATGCATAAATTTAACACGCGTGATGCGAATCGCTGGACCAAAAAGGACACCGATTAG